Proteins encoded together in one Miscanthus floridulus cultivar M001 chromosome 16, ASM1932011v1, whole genome shotgun sequence window:
- the LOC136511926 gene encoding uncharacterized protein, with protein MAMPPIKAGPTSLAGDLRAVAEILLLLPSPAALVRAALASRRWLQIASSPGFLRRYRSRHASSPLLGLYVPRAHTGLPSFQLADSVRSDRALAKFVRGGDFGLTGLESHPDWRLLDCHNGRLLLSRGESRAVFDPASAREPVWLPQNSPLPGTIISECLLQGHSDDVASFRVVSVQQRGHDQLLRAAEYHSDTRQWHCHQWVKDINRPQHDQAMHAGRFIFWRYDDTSSLLLDTATMEFFILGLPFTFFQESMYAIGDTEDGMCCLVGLVGSINNLHLQVWLLKENGAAKMWEPERKSLVSQVLGRDIQLRQVHAVTNGLALLCWDQSRQFAINLKKMCIDSEFECSALGYPLQMPWPPAVLVETTHETINYVVDLVTQNFSAIEEIQTEMMVDIHCNKVAHRSEIVPSSKLDHVGEMIHCNQMDPHGTEMDQGIEMIHGSYTNESATLTKSRFGSEMVSSDHGGEKIHCHETVIQGSEIFQGIETTQDNGTAEVTPPTTSRCGNDMDHSDEMIHCNQMVICGSGMVQGIDMTHGNYTGEAAPTTSRHCSEMVPVSKNNHGGLMTHCNQMIIHDREMVQGIEMTLGKNTAEVTPPTIAKYRRKNSIIWKHFATETDSDGCTRACCKYCRRSFACSRTSGTSHLKRHLTLGSCPALKGQVPPSAGGARHCGSGAAEKPSKRQCTYADPADDALNRNYNISYLGKMDILTEPLTTKQGNEYSISKCLKVLHDMDDVSDEIKHLAFHVLKDATNREIFMSYESRLRGLWLKKEVNKLGT; from the exons ATGGCGATGCCGCCCATCAAAGCTGGCCCCACCTCCCTCGCCGGCGATctccgtgccgttgctgagaTCCTGCTCCTTCTCCCGTCGCCTGCCGCCCTCGTCCGCGCCGCGCTCGCCTCGAGGCGCTGGCTCCAGATCGCATCCTCCCCCGGGTTCCTCCGCAGGTACCGCTCCCGCCACGCCTCGTCGCCCCTGCTCGGCCTCTACGTTCCCAGGGCGCACACCGGGCTTCCCTCATTCCAGCTCGCGGATTCAGTCCGCTCCGACCGCGCCCTCGCCAAATTCGTGCGCGGGGGCGACTTCGGTCTCACCGGTCTCGAGAGCCATCCGGATTGGCGCCTCCTTGACTGCCACAATGGCCGCCTCCTACTCTCTAGAGGCGAATCACGCGCCGTGTTCGACCCAGCGTCCGCCCGCGAACCTGTTTGGCTTCCGCAGAATAGCCCCCTCCCAGGTACCATTATTTCTGAATGTTTGCTGCAAGGCCATAGCGACGATGTGGCGTCGTTCCGTGTGGTCTCTGTGCAGCAGCGTGGCCATGATCAGCTGTTGCGAGCTGCCGAGTACCACTCAGATACTCGCCAGTGGCATTGCCACCAGTGGGTGAAGGACATTAACAGACCTCAACATGACCAGGCGATGCACGCCGGTCGGTTCATCTTTTGGAGATATGATGACACTTCATCGCTCTTGCTTGACACGGCCACTATGGAATTCTTCATCCTTGGTCTCCCATTTACGTTCTTCCAAGAGTCAATGTATGCCATAGGAGACACTGAGGATGGTATGTGCTGCCTTGTGGGCCTTGTCGGTAGCATTAACAATCTCCATTTGCAAGTGTGGTTGCTAAAGGAGAATGGTGCTGCCAAGATGTGGGAGCCAGAGAGGAAAAGTCTAGTGAGCCAAGTGCTTGGCAGGGATATCCAATTGCGTCAAGTCCATGCAGTAACCAATGGACTAGCTCTTCTATGCTGGGACCAATCCCGCCAGTTTGCCATCAATCTGAAGAAAATGTGTATCGATTCTGAGTTTGAGTGCAGCGCTCTTGGTTATCCTTTGCAAATGCCATGGCCACCTGCTGTGCTGGTTGAAACTACTCATG AGACCATTAATTATGTTGTGGATCTTGTAACGCAAAACTTTTCGGCAATTGAAGAAATTCAG ACAGAGATGATGGTTGACATCCATTGCAACAAGGTGGCTCACAGAAGCGAGATAGTTCCCAGTAGCAAGCTGGATCATGTTGGTGAGATGATCCACTGTAATCAAATGGACCCCCATGGCACTGAAATGGATCAAGGTATTGAGATGATTCATGGTAGTTACACGAATGAGTCAGCGACACTGACCAAATCTAGATTTGGCAGTGAGATGGTCTCCAGTGATCATGGTGGTGAGAAGATCCACTGTCACGAAACTGTCATCCAGGGCAGTGAGATTTTTCAAGGTATTGAGACAACTCAAGATAATGGCACTGCTGAGGTGACACCACCAACCACATCAAGATGTGGCAATGACATGGATCACAGCGATGAGATGATCCACTGCAACCAAATGGTTATTTGTGGCAGTGGGATGGTTCAAGGTATTGACATGACTCATGGTAATTACACTGGTGAGGCAGCACCAACCACATCAAGACATTGCAGCGAAATGGTCCCTGTTAGCAAGAATAATCATGGTGGTTTAATGACCCATTGTAACCAAATGATCATCCATGACAGGGAAATGGTTCAAGGTATTGAGATGACTCTTGGTAAGAACACTGCTGAGGTGACACCTCCAACCATCGCAAAATATCGGAGAAAGAACTCCATCATCTGGAAACATTTCGCTACTGAAACCGATTCTGATGGATGCACACGAGCATGCTGTAAGTATTGCAGGAGGTCCTTTGCCTGCTCCAGAACATCAGGCACTAGCCATCTAAAGAGGCACCTCACCCTAGGTTCATGTCCTGCATTGAAAGGTCAAGTGCCACCTTCAGCAGGAGGGGCACGACATTGTGGCAGCGGTGCTGCAGAGAAACCTTCTAAGAGGCAATGCACATATGCCGACCCTGCAGATGATGCACTTAATCGGAACTACAATATATCATATCTGGGGAAGATGGATATTCTGACTGAG CCTCTAACTACAAAACAAGGAAATGAATACTCAATATCAAAATGCTTAAAAGTGTTACATGACATGGACGATGTGTCAGATGAGATAAAGCATCTTGCATTTCATGTTCTTAAGGATGCAACAAATCGAGAGATTTTTATGAGCTATGAATCAAGACTTCGTGGTTTATGGTTGAAGAAGGAAGTTAACAAGCTTGGAACATAA